A stretch of Cicer arietinum cultivar CDC Frontier isolate Library 1 chromosome 5, Cicar.CDCFrontier_v2.0, whole genome shotgun sequence DNA encodes these proteins:
- the LOC101502973 gene encoding lysine histidine transporter-like 5 codes for MLSSNDENVDTGRRAAVDATPAPVSAPAPAPAPAQEAPVRGGSIEQQNIDKWLPISASRKAKWWYSAFHNVTAMVGAGVLGLPYALSQLGWGPGISVILVSWIVTFYSLWQLVHMHELVPGRRFDRYFDLGEYVCGNKGRIGFWIIMIQQLIVQVASTIVYCVTGGKSLKKFFDIITPSSGISQIRQTYYIVFFVCLQLLLSQIPNFNTLKGVSLLAAFMSVCYSMVAFGASLVKGSHQHQFDHGIRSQTTAGEVFDIFNALGTIAFAFAGHSVVLEIQATLPSTEEKPSKKPMWRGVLVAYCIVIVCYLSVAISGFWAFGDTVEDDVLVSLERPPWVIATANFMVFVHVIGSFQVFAMPVFDTIESCLVQKLKFRPSMVLRVVARSLYVVVVGFIAVTFPFFGGLLGFFGGLAFAGTSYIIPCALWLRAKHPKAWSFHWTASWICIAIGVIIAVVAPVGGIRTIVVSAQTYKMYS; via the exons ATG CTGAGTTCCAATGATGAGAACGTTGATACCGGACGTCGTGCTGCTGTCGATGCAACACCTGCACCTGTATCCGCACCTGCACCTGCACCCGCACCCGCACAGGAAGCACCTGTTCGTGGTGGTTCTATTGAACAACAAAATATTGATAAATGGTTGCCTATTAGTGCATCAAGAAAAGCAAAATGGTGGTATTCAGCATTCCACAATGTGACTGCTATGGTTGGTGCTGGAGTGTTAGGGTTACCCTATGCTTTATCCCAACTTGGATG gGGTCCAGGAATTTCAGTGATTTTAGTGTCATGGATTGTGACATTTTACTCACTGTGGCAATTAGTGCATATGCATGAATTGGTTCCAGGAAGGAGATTTGATCGATACTTTGATTTAGGAGAATATGTATGTGGAAACAAAGGTCGAATTGGATTCTGGATAATAATGATACAACAACTTATTGTTCAAGTTGCTTCAACCATTGTTTACTGTGTCACTGGTGGGAAATCATTGAAGAAATTCTTTGATATTATAACTCCATCATCAGGAATAAGTCAAATTAGACAAACATATTATATTGTCTTCTTTGTTTGTTTACAGTTACTCCTTTCTCAAATTCCTAATTTCAATACTTTGAAAGGAGTCTCTTTGCTCGCTGCTTTCATGTCTGTCTG CTATTCGATGGTGGCATTTGGGGCGTCACTTGTGAAGGGATCGCATCAACATCAATTTGATCATGGAATTAGGTCACAAACTACAGCTGGAGaagtttttgatatttttaatgcaCTTGGAACTATAGCATTTGCATTTGCTGGACATAGTGTGGTACTAGAGATTCAAGCTACATTACCTTCAACAGAAGAAAAACCTTCGAAAAAACCGATGTGGCGAGGTGTGCTAGTTGCATACTGCATAGTTATAGTTTGCTATCTTTCAGTTGCAATATCTGGATTTTGGGCATTTGGAGATACTGTAGAAGATGATGTTTTGGTCTCACTTGAACGTCCTCCATGGGTTATTGCTACTGCTAACTTCATGGTTTTTGTTCATGTTATTGGAAGCTTTCAG GTTTTTGCAATGCCTGTTTTTGATACAATTGAGTCATGTTTGGTGCAAAAGTTAAAATTCAGACCTTCAATGGTTCTTCGTGTCGTTGCTAGAAGCCTATATGTTG TTGTGGTGGGATTCATTGCCGTTACCTTTCCATTCTTTGGAGGACTGTTAGGATTTTTTGGAGGCCTAGCATTTGCAGGAACATCATATATT ATACCTTGTGCATTGTGGCTTAGGGCCAAACACCCAAAAGCATGGAGCTTTCATTGGACTGCATCATgg ATTTGTATAGCTATTGGTGTTATAATAGCAGTTGTTGCACCAGTGGGAGGAATACGAACAATTGTTGTTTCAGCACAGACTTACAAGATGTAttcctaa